The proteins below come from a single Miscanthus floridulus cultivar M001 chromosome 1, ASM1932011v1, whole genome shotgun sequence genomic window:
- the LOC136543190 gene encoding probable nucleolar protein 5-2 — protein sequence MLVLFETPAGFALFKVLDEGKLDKVEDLWKEFTTSDSARKVVELKAFNKFENTSDALSAATLIIDSKPSKGLRKFLQKHCEGETLAVADSKLGNAIKEKLKIDCLHNSAVMELMRGLRNQLTELITGLGAQDLGPMSLGLSHSLSRYKLKFSPEKVDTMIIQAIGLLDDLDKELNTYAMRVREWYGWHFPELTKIVTDNIQYAKVVKMMGNRTNAVNLDFSEILSDEEIETQLKEAAVISMGTEVSDLDLSNIRELCDQVLALSEYRTQLYDYLKSRMNTIAPNLTALVGELVGARLIAHGGSLLNLAKQPGSTIQILGAEKALFRALKTKHSTPKYGLIYHASLIGKASQKHKGKISRSLAAKTALAIRYDALGDGEDNSIGAESRLKLETRLQVLENRELGKSAGSTKGKPKIEVYEKDRKKGAGALTTPAKTYNPAADLVLAEETPKKSELASKKRKHHEVKTEPSAEPADEAIQEDGDQEDRKKKKKKSKESEEAPAVEGDGEKKKKKKSKEAEDEPAVAAASEGEKKKKKKKKKSDADGEDVVMQTEESGKKDKKKKKKKHADDE from the exons ATGTTGGTGCTCTTCGAAACCCCCGCGGGGTTCGCCCTGTTCAAGGTGCTCGACGAGGGGAAGCTCGACAAGGTCGAG GATCTATGGAAGGAGTTCACGACGTCGGACTCAGCAAGAAAG GTGGTTGAGCTGAAGGCTTTCAACAAGTTTGAGAACACATCTGATGCCCTATCAGCGGCAACCCTGATTATTGATAGCAAGCCTAGCAAGGGTCTGCGCAAGTTCTTGCAGAAACATTGTGAGGGTGAAACATTAGCAGTTGCTGATTCTAAGCTTGGAAATGCTATAAAAGAAAAGCTG AAAATTGACTGCCTTCACAATAGTGCTGTGATGGAGCTGATGAGAGGGCTGAGAAATCAGCTCACCGAGCTTATAACTGGGTTGGGTGCACAAGACCTTGGTCCAATGAGCTTGGGATTGTCCCACAGCTTGTCTAGGTATAAGCTGAAGTTCAGTCCTGAGAAG GTTGATACCATGATCATTCAAGCCATTGGATTATTGGATGATCTTGACAAGGAGCTTAACACTTACGCCATGAGAGTTCGTGAATGGTATGGCTGGCACTTTCCAGAACTCACCAAAATAGTTACAGATAATATACAGTATGCCAAAGTTGTGAAGATGATGGGCAACAGAACTAATGCAGTCAACCTTGACTTTTCTGAG ATATTGTCAGATGAAGAGATAGAAACACAGCTAAAGGAGGCAGCAGTAATATCCATGGGAACAGAAGTTAGTGACCTTGATTTGTCAAATATCAGAGAGCTATGTGATCAAGTGTTGGCCCTTTCTGAGTACAGAACCCAGCTGTATGACTATTTAAAAAGCAGGATGAACACTATCGCACCAAATCTGACAGCACTCGTGGGCGAATTAGTTGGTGCTCGCCTTATTGCGCATGGTGGAAGTTTGCTAAATTTGGCTAAGCAGCCTGGTAGCACAATTCAGATACTTGGTGCAGAGAAG GCTTTATTCAGAGCTCTAAAGACGAAGCATTCTACACCTAAGTATGGCCTCATCTACCATGCATCCTTAATTGGGAAGGCTTCTCAAAAGCACAAGGGAAAAATCTCTCGTTCTCTTGCTGCAAAAACTGCTCTGGCCATCCGATATGATGCCCTTGGTGATGGTGAGGACAACTCCATTGGCGCTGAGAGTCGACTCAAG CTTGAGACACGGCTTCAAGTTCTTGAGAATAGAGAACTTGGGAAATCTGCTGGTTCCACAAAGGGGAAGCCCAAGATAGAAGTGTATGAAAAGGACCGGAAGAAGGGTGCTGGGGCTTTAACAACTCCTGCTAAG ACATACAACCCTGCAGCTGATCTGGTACTTGCTGAAGAAACACCAAAGAAGTCAGAATTGGCTTCAAAGAAGAGGAAACATCATGAGGTGAAAACTGAACCATCAGCAGAGCCTGCAGATGAAGCAATCCAGGAGGATGGTGACCAGGAGGaccggaagaagaagaaaaagaagtccAAGGAAAGCGAGGAGGCTCCTGctgttgaaggtgatggggagaagaaaaagaaaaagaagtccaAGGAGGCCGAGGATGAGCCTGCTGTGGCTGCTGCCTCAGAaggtgagaagaagaagaagaagaagaaaaagaagtctgatgCCGATGGTGAGGATGTTGTAATGCAAACCGAAGAGTCTGGtaagaaagataagaagaaaaagaagaaaaagcatGCTGATGATGAGTGA